The nucleotide sequence CCGTAAATATAATGGCCAGTTCACCGGTAGGAGCGTCAACGTAGTCAAATCGGGCAAGCCTAGAATCCCCGGGCATATCACGTGGTTTCTTGGTTCGCTTCGTACTTGGGATGATTTGCTCTTCGGGGAAGGAGGATGGGCCCATAGAGAAGCCTCTGAACTTGTAACGCTCCCGTTTCTTCAGATCGCTAACTCCGAGGATCATCACCATCAGTTTGTTGCTAGCTCCAAAGGAGACAGCCAGGTCACGGATCTTTTGAGCAGCGACCATCAGATCACTTCGCTCCGCCCTGGTAACGTCGACGACCACATCAGGAGTCACATAGTCCCACAATTCTTTGGAGGCTAAGATGATCATCTCGTCCTGTTCTGTCAAAGTGACATGTTGTGTGTATGGGGCCGCAATTACCGCAGGCATCAGCTGGAAATAACCAAATGCCCTTGACACTGGAAGCGTGTCATTGAGTCGGCCATTGCGAGAAACAAATCCTCCGGCAGCACGGATCCTCGCCCTTTCCTGCGCTTCGGCGGGATCATGAGTGCGCGTCAAGTATCTCATGGAGCCATCCGACTTGACGAGAATTGCCTGGGCATCTCCAACGTTTGCGACATATAGATCCATGTTGTTCAGATACATAACGGTTGCGACCCCGCCAGCTTGGATGTCGTCTTGGTTGAGAAGCTTGGTCGTAGGCGTACCCCGACGGTATTGCCGAATGGCATGATCATCCAAAGACTTGTAAGCTGCGACAGCCATATCCTTGTTCAACGCCAGAAATGTGCGCCTCAAAGCATCTAGCGGggtctctttttcttcggtTCTCATCTTCCTTAATTCAGTAGAGAATGTTGACGTGAAATTTTCATGAAGGAACTTGGCAATCTTGGAGCCGCCGGTTGATTGAGTTTGGCCGTCAAACATGCCCACCAACGTTTCCACATTGTCCGGTTTAAGACGCGGAACCATCATATCAATGATGGAAAGGTGCTCAGTTTTGCCCAGCGTGTCGGCCATACCATAGGCAAGCGAACCGGCCAACGATGCCGAGGTTCTTACACGACGatcttcattctcctcaGGAATGGTGGGTGTGGTGAGAGTGACATCCATCAGACCCAAGACGCGAAGATGGGTAAGCGAATTGAAGTCGGTCAAATCAGTGGCATTGGCAGTGGGGGGTCCCAATGAAGCGATATTCGGCTTGATCTCAAGTCGCTTGTTTCCGGAGAAATTGAGATACCTGAGGTTTCGATTCCAATTCCAGTTCCAGTCATAGGGCCAGTTGGACACGTTGTACTTCAAAGCATTGCTGCCAACATCAAGACTCGCGAGCTTGCTGACTTTGCAGAGTTCAGCGGGGAGCACCTGGAATCGATTTGCATTTATATGGAGTATTTTTAAGTTGCTCCCTTCCTCCAGGTCATCCGACGGAAGCGAGGTCAGTTCATTCCCCGAAAGGTACAGTTCTGTGATCAATGGCCAGCGTTTTAGCAGGCCCTGGGGCAACTCGGTCAATTCGTTATACGATATATTGACCACGCGTAATTCGGGAATTAGTGACAATTCACGGAAAATATCATCCTCTAGCCGGTTGTCCGCCAGGTATAGATGCCTGAGAGACCCGGCAAATGTGGTCGCGACATGCTGTGAGAAATTGGAATCCTTGCGTGTAAACGCACTGCCATCGGTGGCGGACCGGGCTGTCGACACTTTTCTTGCTCCTTGGCCTGACGACGACGCGACAGATGGCTTTCGATATCCACTGGCAGGTGAACCTCCTGAGCTTGTGGCACCAGACGTCTGGCTGGGCCTGCGCTCGTCATTTTCTTCAACCGTTCCCAGTTCTTCATAATTCGGGGTTCCCGTGGTGCCCTGCGTGGCTCCAGACATACCAGGGGGTTCACCAGGAGCCTGTGGCGGAGAGCTACCATGCTTCGGGAAAGTTTCCAGCACATTTGACGATACATTTAGAGTTTCCAGTTTGGCACAATGCCAAAGCTCCCGGGGCAGTCTGCTGAGATTGCATTCCCTGAGGTTGAGATATTTGAGCTCCGTAAGGCAACCTATCGTCACCGGTAGCGCAGCAAGCGGGTTCTTGATCATGCTGAAATGTTCTAACCGACGAAGCTTGCCGATATTCGATGGCATGGAGACGAAATGGTTTTTATCCAGAACCATTTTTGTCAGACTTGGCACATTGTCAAACAATGAATCCCGGAATTGAACAAGCTTAGCGGATGCTATGTTGAGAGTCGTCAGCGTCGGCATAGGTGCATCGATATCGAATTGGGTCATAGGGCAATGATCCAAGAACAATGAACGCAGCTTGGGAAAGGATCCTCTGAATCTTGAAATCGCATTGTGACCGGCAAACAGCTGCTCGAGGCGCGGAAGAAGCGAAAGGTTGTCAATGTTGTTAATTGCATTGAAGCGCGCATCGATCTCTCTTAGATTCACCAGATCCTTGAATGTCTCATCGAGAGGCCCGCTGAGCATGTTGTTTGTCATCCAAAGTCGTTCCAGCGTACGCAGTTTGCCAATGTTGGGAATACTAGCGATGTTATTGAAGCTAATGTCGAGATTGACCAGGCTCTTCAGGTTGCAGAGGAAACTGGGAAATTCCTGGAAGCTGTTGGAGGATATGTTCAGACTGCGCAAGGATGGAAAGTTTCCAAAGTAGCTAGGCAATTCCGTCAACTTGTTGTTGGACAGTTTGATGCTGACAAGACCGTGCAACCGGTCAAGATTGGCGTGGCTCAGCTCCTCTAGGCAATTGTTTGACACGTCCAAATAAGTCAGTCGACTTGCCAGACTGAAACTCGTTGGCAGACGCAATGCCTCATTGCCCATGAATTTAATCTCTCGTAGGTTGATACAACTTTGAATAAAGTCTTTGGGGACATCCAAGGATAGGTTTCTCGAGATGTTCAACGTAATGATCTCAGATGCCTTCTTGTATAAGGTAATCGGAATGGTGACGAGACTCCGGCCCTGGAGGTCGACATGGCTGAATTTCTGCATTTTATTGAATCCCGGATCACCTTCGAGACTGCTATAGCCGCTCAATTTGGTGGGAAGGAATATAAAACGACAGATGTAGCTGTGATCTTCACGTCCGATATCCTCAATGCGGTCTTTCTCCATGTAGCCCACCTGCTCCAGCAATCGCTTCTGCATGCGAATTGGCCGTTCAGTATGGTCCAACTGCCTGGAGAGATCATGTTTCCGCATAACGATCTCATAGTTATTCAGGTGATCTTGAAGAAATGATTTGCGGCCCAACATCAGAAGGATATCCGCGACAGTTGCATCCACACCAGCCGACAAGGTAGCAAAGGTTGAGTCAATCCGGAAGACGCGAAGGAAGTACGGCCTGCCGCCTCCATCTGAAGTGGTGCGCGCTGCTTCGTTCGCTATCTTTGGCAGCCGCGCAGAGAGATCTTCGTTGTGCTTTTTCACCTGCCAACTCTCAGGGGCGTCCCAATTTCCTGGGGGCATCGGCCCTTTCCTGTCGTCTGGCTGCGCATTCGTCTCATCAAGCCCTCGACCTTGATCTCCTTGACCGGGCGCTACGATCCCCTCCATATGATTGAGATCTGTGTCGAGA is from Aspergillus chevalieri M1 DNA, chromosome 8, nearly complete sequence and encodes:
- the acyA gene encoding adenylate cyclase acyA (COG:T;~EggNog:ENOG410PGS1;~InterPro:IPR001054,IPR036457,IPR001611,IPR000159, IPR029787,IPR001932,IPR003591,IPR013716,IPR032675;~PFAM:PF00481,PF00211,PF13855;~antiSMASH:Cluster_8.5;~go_function: GO:0000287 - magnesium ion binding [Evidence IEA];~go_function: GO:0004016 - adenylate cyclase activity [Evidence IEA];~go_function: GO:0005515 - protein binding [Evidence IEA];~go_function: GO:0016791 - phosphatase activity [Evidence IEA];~go_process: GO:0006171 - cAMP biosynthetic process [Evidence IEA];~go_process: GO:0007165 - signal transduction [Evidence IEA];~go_process: GO:0009190 - cyclic nucleotide biosynthetic process [Evidence IEA];~go_process: GO:0035556 - intracellular signal transduction [Evidence IEA]), which codes for MASQGRQPFESRNGSTSSDAGSWASKDTVRDNQNSYRSNTDPTTSNGRNASPFPGNAKMDNSNMQGRPNLGVPPEFYTSMFSLGSSDNPAEQRKPPTFGSHRKALAVLGSDDPGPPPTSSSGSRPPSLNPNNQTDYFSQEPISPWSSSPKMGPTDGPGTFYNDFSEQEASPSSTTFRSGPGRAYGSDSFEVDYGRDHRRPSAASATTISSQGSKSSGSRFRKKLQGFFGDEYLGSRDQKPESDESSLYGKNTRLGPLDQARARERANSDGSRHISDANNSSRPMTPLPGLPSSDITPWDYQNLGDIPQFGEAPVRDTPIIADRNRRGAQRDPARRPFPTHRHTRSKEEKPTSAGDLSGYPARPATGQDDSSIGLRPFAEGGMSSAMNSTTTLGGRPASPTPSVQSTHSREQGQNSPGAPSGTKRSLLGKIRFPKGHGPLKHLPGSSKAVQDQSKSSKSARRDQSPVRRGRQGSLEDAKSSKFRGRRNEPLGNADEAGVWPLDTDLNHMEGIVAPGQGDQGRGLDETNAQPDDRKGPMPPGNWDAPESWQVKKHNEDLSARLPKIANEAARTTSDGGGRPYFLRVFRIDSTFATLSAGVDATVADILLMLGRKSFLQDHLNNYEIVMRKHDLSRQLDHTERPIRMQKRLLEQVGYMEKDRIEDIGREDHSYICRFIFLPTKLSGYSSLEGDPGFNKMQKFSHVDLQGRSLVTIPITLYKKASEIITLNISRNLSLDVPKDFIQSCINLREIKFMGNEALRLPTSFSLASRLTYLDVSNNCLEELSHANLDRLHGLVSIKLSNNKLTELPSYFGNFPSLRSLNISSNSFQEFPSFLCNLKSLVNLDISFNNIASIPNIGKLRTLERLWMTNNMLSGPLDETFKDLVNLREIDARFNAINNIDNLSLLPRLEQLFAGHNAISRFRGSFPKLRSLFLDHCPMTQFDIDAPMPTLTTLNIASAKLVQFRDSLFDNVPSLTKMVLDKNHFVSMPSNIGKLRRLEHFSMIKNPLAALPVTIGCLTELKYLNLRECNLSRLPRELWHCAKLETLNVSSNVLETFPKHGSSPPQAPGEPPGMSGATQGTTGTPNYEELGTVEENDERRPSQTSGATSSGGSPASGYRKPSVASSSGQGARKVSTARSATDGSAFTRKDSNFSQHVATTFAGSLRHLYLADNRLEDDIFRELSLIPELRVVNISYNELTELPQGLLKRWPLITELYLSGNELTSLPSDDLEEGSNLKILHINANRFQVLPAELCKVSKLASLDVGSNALKYNVSNWPYDWNWNWNRNLRYLNFSGNKRLEIKPNIASLGPPTANATDLTDFNSLTHLRVLGLMDVTLTTPTIPEENEDRRVRTSASLAGSLAYGMADTLGKTEHLSIIDMMVPRLKPDNVETLVGMFDGQTQSTGGSKIAKFLHENFTSTFSTELRKMRTEEKETPLDALRRTFLALNKDMAVAAYKSLDDHAIRQYRRGTPTTKLLNQDDIQAGGVATVMYLNNMDLYVANVGDAQAILVKSDGSMRYLTRTHDPAEAQERARIRAAGGFVSRNGRLNDTLPVSRAFGYFQLMPAVIAAPYTQHVTLTEQDEMIILASKELWDYVTPDVVVDVTRAERSDLMVAAQKIRDLAVSFGASNKLMVMILGVSDLKKRERYKFRGFSMGPSSFPEEQIIPSTKRTKKPRDMPGDSRLARFDYVDAPTGELAIIFTDIKKSTGLWETCPDAMRSAIQIHNDILRRQLGIIGGYEVKTEGDAFMVAFATTTAALLWCFNCQNQLLEAEWPTEILEQPQCQVQYDTEKNIIFRGLSVRMGIHWGEPVSEKDPVTNRMDYFGPMVNRASRISAVADGGQIFVSSDFMGDIQRNLEVFADSERAASTGSEENYAMDNLGYSIRRELQQLNSQGFVIKDQGEQKLKGLENPEPLYLIYPHALSGRLTSLEEQAAKEKAPTTISKHSQLEIQTDLIWRLWEITLRLERLCGALESQDTRLKEPNSAIYNVVKNHGGELADSAVIGLVEHQVVRIEVAINTLAMRHMMQPFRPGDRLEDHATPIAEVMQQLQTQLAEYRALKEQLAIGAAGSSGRDEDSSNEDGSSSGSSSYFQLAA